The following proteins are encoded in a genomic region of Arachis stenosperma cultivar V10309 chromosome 4, arast.V10309.gnm1.PFL2, whole genome shotgun sequence:
- the LOC130974325 gene encoding protein decapping 5-like yields MASDTTSSRSSSAADSYIGCLISLTSKSEIRYEGVLYNINTDESSIGLRNVRSFGTEGRKKDGPQIPPSDKVYEYILFRGTDIKDLQVKSSPPVQPTPPINADPAIIQSQYPRPVTTTSTNLPPVTGSLTDFSSQNTQLGLHGSNYQGTLPLYQPGGNIGSWGASPNAPNSNGGGLAMPPMYWQGYYGAPNGLPQLQQQSLLRPPPGLSMQQPMQFPNYSPSLPGAPSNLPELPSALLPLGTSSASVTATSIPPSNLPSTLPPLNATSASVTATSILPSNMPSTLLPAPSATLAPEALTVTVPNNIAAVSLPAAPVTTNLPSLTPFTNGAPDIGAIVPPVNRPNAISGPSMLYQNASPLTPGLVGSSNSIHMEAPAPPLVTPGQLLQSGPTVVSSSQPSQTPHKDVEVVPVSSTLPPETSVPVSAETKPPILPLPVTSRPNHRPGGAPIHTQHGYGYRGRGSGGGRGRGTGGSRPVAKFTEDFDFMAMNEKFKKDEVWGHLGKSNKSHSKDRDGEDASDEDDSQDEDNGDTSKMDVKPVYNKDDFFDKLSCNALDHDSQNGRVRYSEQIKIDTETFGDFSRHRGGWGGRGPGRGGRSRGGGYYGRGYGYGYAGRGRGRGMPNRP; encoded by the exons ATGGCTTCCGACACTACCTCTTCTCGCTCGAGTTCTGCCGCAGATTCCTACATTGGCTGCTTGATCAGCTTGACCTCCAAGAGCGAGATCAGATACGAAGGTGTTCTCTACAACATCAACACCGATGAGTCCAGTATTGGCCTCAGAAACG TGCGATCTTTTGGAACtgaaggaagaaagaaagatggTCCACAGATTCCTCCAAGTGACAAGGTGTACGAGTATATATTATTCCGTGGGACTGACATCAAG GATTTGCAAGTTAAATCTTCTCCACCTGTCCAGCCTACACCACCAATAAATGCGGATCCAGCTATTATTCAG TCTCAGTATCCTCGCCCAGTCACCACCACATCTACAAATTTACCTCCTGTAACTGGATCTTTGACAGATTTTAGTTCTCAAAACACACAGCTAGGACTCCATGGATCAAATTATCAAGGAACCTTACCTTTATATCAACCTGGAGGGAACATAGGATCATGGGGAGCTTCTCCAAATGCCCCAAATTCAAATGGTGGTGGGCTTGCTATGCCACCAATGTATTGGCAGGGATATTATGGTGCTCCAAATGGGCTACCTCAGTTACAACAGCAATCTTTGCTTCGACCACCACCTGGGTTATCTATGCAACAGCCAATGCAGTTTCCCAATTATAGTCCTTCTTTGCCAGGTGCACCATCAAATTTGCCAGAACTCCCATCAGCTTTGCTCCCATTGGGTACTAGTTCTGCCAGTGTAACAGCCACTTCTATACCTCCATCTAATCTCCCATCAACTTTGCCCCCATTGAATGCTACTTCTGCTAGTGTGACTGCCACTTCTATACTTCCATCTAATATGCCATCAACTTTGCTACCAGCTCCTTCTGCTACTCTTGCACCGGAAGCTTTGACAGTAACAGTTCCAAACAATATTGCTGCTGTTTCGCTACCAGCAGCCCCAGTCACCACTAACCTACCATCATTGACTCCCTTTACTAATGGTGCTCCCGATATAGGTGCTATAGTACCACCAGTCAACAGACCTAATGCAATTTCAGGTCCAAGCATGCTATATCAAAATGCATCCCCACTAACCCCTGGCCTTGTTGGATCATCAAATTCTATCCATATGGAAGCACCAGCCCCACCTCTGGTAACACCAGGTCAACTGTTGCAGTCTGGACCAACTGTAGTATCTTCATCTCAGCCTTCTCAAACTCCTCATAAGGATGTTGAGGTGGTTCCTGTGTCATCAACATTACCTCCAGAGACATCTGTGCCAGTTTCTGCTGAAACTAAGCCACCAATACTGCCACTGCCAGTAACGTCACGACCTAATCACAGG CCTGGGGGAGCTCCTATCCATACTCAACATGGATATGGATACAGGGGACGTGGAAGTGGAGGTGGAAGAGGAAGGGGGACAGGG GGTTCACGTCCAGTTGCAAAATTCACTGAAGACTTTGATTTCATGGCAATGAATGAGAAGTTCAAAAAGGATGAAGTATGGGGTCATCTAGGTAAAAGCAATAAGTCCCATTCGAAAGATAGAGATGGCGAGGACGCCAGCGATGAAGATGATAGTCAAGATGAAGACAATGGTGATACATCAAAAATGGACGTTAAG CCTGTTTATAACAAGGATGATTTCTTCGACAAGCTTTCATGTAACGCCCTTGATCATGACTCGCAAAACGGAAGGGTTAGATATTCTGAACAAATCAAGATCGATACTGAg ACTTTTGGTGATTTTTCAAGGCACCGTGGTGGCTGGGGAGGCCGTGGTCCTGGCCGTGGTGGACGCTCTCGAGGCGGTGGTTATTATGGAAGGGGTTATGGTTATGGCTATGCTGGAAGAGGAAGGGGACGCGGCATGCCTAATCGTCCATAG